In Neovison vison isolate M4711 chromosome 14, ASM_NN_V1, whole genome shotgun sequence, the following proteins share a genomic window:
- the LOC122895303 gene encoding mesothelin-like isoform X2, whose product MAMRTAQPAWGSWGTSAGGSLLLLLLSLGWAFPSRAQAADSRLGVMTPWLQGTSRVLSWWRPELSVFLSRDRRDTDSKVCPPARKAHVIDENLVFYEEWELEACVDGALLAAQMDRVNMVPFTYQQLDVFKRKLDEPRGHPQVERDIVGNREISSSSQQRAEEGRSGGCPDCPLCGGRGRAGPGHPGHAGHLQARIPVFPQSGAAALCAAQRPLARTAFQNVSGPEYFSRIKPFLGGAPTEDLRALSSQKVNMDVATFQKLQTEAVLPLTIAEVQNLLGPNLVGLKAEQERSPVRDWIVRQQQDDLDSLGLGLHGGLPNGYLVMDLRLREALSGGACLVGPRTVLTAIPTLLLALIPK is encoded by the exons ATGGCCATGCGAACCGCCCAGCCTGCCTGGGGGTCCTGGGGCACCTCCGCCGGCGgcagcctcctgctcctgcttctcAGCCTCG ggTGGGCGTTTCCTTCCAGGGCCCAGGCTGCAGACTCAAGACTG ggTGTCATGACCCCATGGCTGCAGGGTACCTCCCGGGTCTTGTCCTGGTGGCGACCTGAGCTATCTGTCTTCCTCTCGCGGGACCGGAGGGACACAGACA GCAAGGTCTGCCCGCCTGCCAGGAAGGCCCACGTGATAGATGAAAACCTTGTCTTCTATGAGGAGTGGGAGCTGGAGGCCTGTGTGGATGGGGCCCTACTGGCTGCTCAGATGGACCGCGTGAACATGGTGCCCTTCACCTACCAGCAGCTGGACGTTTTTAAGCGCAAGCTGGACGAG CCCCGCGGACATCCGCAAGTGGAACGTGACATCGTTGGAAACCGTGAAATCTCTTCTTCAAGTCAGCAAAGGGCAGAAGAGGGACGCTCAG GTGGCTGCCCTGATTGCCCGCTATGTGGCGGGAGGGGGCGAGCTGGACCAGGCCACCCTGGACATGCTGGCCACCTTCAGGCCCGCATACCTGTGTTTCCTCAGTCTGGAGCAGCTGCGCTCTGTGCAGCACAGCGTCCTTTG GCCCGCACCGCCTTCCAGAACGTGAGTGGGCCTGAGTACTTCTCGAGGATCAAGCCCTTCCTGG GTGGGGCCCCCACAGAGGACCTGAGGGCTCTCAGTAGTCAGAAGGTGAACATGGACGTGGCCACATTCCAGAAGCTGCAGACGGAGGCTGTGCTG CCGCTGACCATTGCCGAGGTGCAAAACCTTCTGGGTCCAAACCTGGTGGGCCTGAAGGCGGAGCAGGAGAGGAGCCCCGTGCGGGACTGGATAGTCCGGCAGCAGCAGGATGACCTGGACAGTCTGGGCTTGGGGCTGCACGGTGGCCTCCCCAATGGCTACCTGGTCATGGACCTCAGGCTCCGAG AGGCCCTCTCAGGGGGCGCCTGCCTTGTGGGACCCAGAACAGTGCTCACTGCGATCCCCACTCTGCTCCTGGCTCTGATCCCCAAGTGA
- the RPUSD1 gene encoding RNA pseudouridylate synthase domain-containing protein 1 isoform X3, which produces MTISYAIGRNSTEGRAHTMCIEGTQGCENPKPSLTELEVLEHGLYAGAPVSKVLLRPLTGRTHQLRVHCSALSHPVVGDLTYGQALDQEDQPFRMMLHAFYLRIPTHTECVEACTPDPFVPALDACWSPHTLVQSLDQLVQVLRTAPDPGPTEGSPAPCSPPTPPSKPPETEAQRASCLQWLSEWTLEPDN; this is translated from the exons ATGACCATCAGCTACGCCATCGGCAGGAACAGCACCGAGGGTCGTGCTCACACCATGTGCATTGAGGGCACTCAGG GCTGTGAGAACCCGAAACCGAGCCTGACAGAGCTGGAGGTCCTGGAGCACGGGCTGTACGCCGGCGCGCCTGTTTCCAAAGTGCTGCTGCGGCCCCTCACAG GCCGGACACACCAGCTTCGTGTACACTGCAGTGCCCTCAGCCATCCCGTCGTGGGGGACCTGACCTACGGGCAGGCATTGGACCAAGAAGACCAGCCCTTTCGCATGATGCTGCATGCCTTTTATCTGCGTATCCCCACACACACGGAGTGCGTGGAGGCCTGCACACCGGACCCCTTCGTGCCGGCCCTCGACGCCTGCTGGAGCCCCCACACCCTGGTGCAGTCCCTGGACCAGCTCGTCCAGGTCCTGAGGACTGCTCCCGACCCTGGTCCCACAGAAGGGAGCCCTGCGCCCTGCAGCCCTCCCACGCCCCCCAGCAAGCCCCCCGAGACAGAGGCACAGCGGGCCTCCTGCCTGCAGTGGCTGTCGGAGTGGACTCTGGAGCCTGACAACTGA
- the LOC122895815 gene encoding mesothelin-like protein, producing MVMGGPHLLSPLQLVLYPPPVTPHLSARTSSAHRTAMGPRAGGQVNPGLALLVWLTAHCSCPQAQGSSQGGLEASGDDLWGSANTSLLHGFWCQPASQLSRDQLSTLIQGMASQQIPLRAWQLSCLANLAIRHGLQDDFELHPPNLLLFYNLTQVREATCRAFTRRAAQGDTELLANLPDQRSALQHTVLACLGAPRRRLNALDLLLLGALVCDMHASRIETADPHVLENLQRCHQLTAPQQAALNSLLAGGKTVLGPPGSWNLEGLQALGALASYISSSLWVQVQEAVGLAFFSSMVATYRAGRLSQGDARRFVTGFLKAKAMSVSSRPKRGTDARRPCIRGDITAATLLDDLFLVRYDCVQLESCLGSHVLQANLDPLLQHPLPAECQRVVKAKLARVYPHGVPEEQLRLITSLVYLYSRSEISQWNITSRDTVVALLASDVALENQTEAVLQKYLDHNGTITSALLMAIGGSRLCWMSARQIQAIRPVEFRRAGALDISSCPQSRKDALYTKAREAFGSTRNTASYYRFMRPYLGETLPCVQAPLSQRPPAPSSDRCLPPGGAPVEELRHLAQANVSMDIDTFTNLNPRVLQSLSVGNVTTLLGQNVGDLQKARSHPTISSWLRSLNTSALGELGLDPNTAGPTGPAHSTTGTPDTTPWVSHLAPTSGQRGNNAPTSGSAPAHLQYWLLAAALPSGFLWLLYWGIPGPSQDCSQGTCTKASKDSAGPAPQAEKLGLEGGARHLLRPPPRLQGQRTWPCPTS from the exons ATGGTGATGGGTGGGCCTCACCTCCTGTCTCCTCTCCAGCTTGTCCTGTACCCACCGCCTGTGACCCCACACCTTTCTGCCAGGACGAGCAGTGCACACCGCACAGCCATGGGTCCCCGAGCAG GTGGTCAGGTGAACCCAGGCCTCGCCCTCCTCGTGTGGCTCACAGCCCACTGCTCTTGTCCCCAGGCCCAGGGCTCCTCCCAGGGAGGGCTGGAGGCCAGCGGGGATGACCTGTGGGGCAG CGCCAACACCTCCCTCCTGCACGGCTTCTGGTGCCAGCCGGCCAGCCAGCTGTCCCGGGACCAGCTTTCCACTCTCATCCAGGGGATGGCGTCCCAGCAGATCcccctcagggcctggcag CTCAGCTGCCTGGCCAACCTGGCCATTCGGCACGGCCTCCAGGACGACTTTGAGCTCCACCCCCCCAACCTGCTGCTCTTCTACAA CCTGACACAGGTAAGGGAAGCCACCTGCCGGGCCTTCACCCGCCGCGCCGCCCAGGGGGACACGGAGCTGCTCGCCAACCTGCCAGACCAGAGGTCCGCCCTACAGCACACGGTCTTGGCCTGTCTG GGAGCACCCCGCCGACGGCTCAATGCCTTGGACCTGCTGCTCCTTGGGGCCCTGGTGTGTGACATGCACGCGTCCCGCATTGAGACCGCAGACCCGCATGTGCTGGAGAACTTGCAGCGCTGCCACCAGCTGACGGCCCCCCAGCAAGCTGCCCTCAACTCGCTGCTGGCCGGTGGCAAGACCGTGCTGGG GCCTCCCGGTTCCTGGAACCTGGAGGGGCTGCAGGCCCTGGGAGCCCTGGCCAGCTACATCAGCTCCAGCCTGTGGGTACAGGTGCAGGAG GCCGTGGGCCTGGCCTTCTTCAGCAGCATGGTGGCCACGTACCGAGCTGGGCGGCTCAGCCAGGGCGATGCCAGGCGCTTCGTCACGGGCTTTCTCAAGGCCAAGGCCATGTCAGTGTCCTCTCGACCCAAGCGGGGCACAG aTGCAAGGAGACCCTGCATCCGTGGGGACATCACGGCAGCCACGCTCCTCGACGACCTCTTCCTGGTGCGCTACGACTGCGTGCAGCTCGAGTCCTGCCTGGGGAGCCACGTGCTCCAGGCCAACCTGGACCCGCTCCTACAGCACCCGCTCCCGGCAGAGTGCCAGCGCGTTGTCAAGGCCAAGCTGGCTCGG GTATACCCGCATGGCGTCCCTGAGGAGCAGCTACGACTCATCACCTCGCTGGTCTACCTCTACTCCCGCTCAGAGATCAGCCAGTGGAACATCACGTCCAGGGACACGGTCGTGGCCCTGCTGGCCTCGGACGTGGCCCTGGAGAACCAGACCGAG GCTGTCCTACAGAAATACCTGGACCACAATGGCACCATCACCAGCGCCCTGCTCATGGCCATCGGGGGCTCCCGTCTCTGCTGGATGAGTGCCCGGCAGATCCAGGCCATCAGGCCAGTGGAGTTCCG gcggGCCGGGGCCCTGGATATCTCCTCCTGCCCGCAGAGCCGGAAGGACGCACTCTACACCAAAGCCCGCGAGGCCTTTGGCAGCACCAGGAACACAGCTAGCTACTACCGCTTCATGCGCCCCTACCTCGGTGAGACCCTCCCCTGTGTGCAGGCCCCCCTGTCCCAGAGGCCCCCTGCCCCGTCCTCTGACCGCTGCCTGCCCCCAGGAGGGGCCCCCGTGGAGGAGCTGCGGCACCTGGCCCAGgccaacgtctccatggatatCGACACCTTCACCAACCTGAACCCCCGAGTGCTGCAG AGCCTGAGTGTCGGCAATGTGACCACCCTGCTGGGCCAGAATGTGGGGGACCTGCAGAAGGCCCGCAGCCACCCCACCATCAGCTCCTGGCTCCGCAGCCTCAACACCTCGGCCCTAGGAGAGCTGGGCCTGGACCCAAACACTGCCGGCCCCACCGGCCCGGCCCACTCCACCACGGGAACTCCGGACACCACTCCCTGGGTATCCCATCTAGCCCCCACCTCGGGCCAGCGGGGGAACAACGCCCCCACTTCCG GCAGCGCGCCAGCCCACCTGCAATACTGGCTACTCGCTGCGGCCCTGCCCTCAggcttcctgtggctgctgtactGGGGCATCCCGGGGCCCAGCCAGGACTGCTCCCAGGGCACCTGCACCAAGGCCTCCAAAGACAGCGCTGGCCCAGCGCCACAGGCAGAGAAACTGGGGCTGGAAGGTGGAGCTAGACACCTGCTCAGGCCCCCGCCCAGGCTCCAGGGCCAGAGGACCTGGCCATGTCCCACTTCCTAG
- the RPUSD1 gene encoding RNA pseudouridylate synthase domain-containing protein 1 isoform X1, with the protein MDAGRTESLSVVYQSRDFLVVNKHWDLRIDSRMWRETPTLQKQLRHRFPELADPDTCYGFRFCHQLDFSTSGALCVALNKAAAGRAYKCFKERRVTKAYLALQVRGHVRENQMTISYAIGRNSTEGRAHTMCIEGTQGCENPKPSLTELEVLEHGLYAGAPVSKVLLRPLTGRTHQLRVHCSALSHPVVGDLTYGQALDQEDQPFRMMLHAFYLRIPTHTECVEACTPDPFVPALDACWSPHTLVQSLDQLVQVLRTAPDPGPTEGSPAPCSPPTPPSKPPETEAQRASCLQWLSEWTLEPDN; encoded by the exons ATGGACGCGGGCCGCACGGAGAGCCTGTCGGTGGTGTACCAGAGCCGGGACTTCCTGGTGGTGAACAAGCACTGGGACCTGCGCATCGACAGCCGGATGTGGCGCGAGACGCCCACCCTCCAGAAGCAGCTGCGCCACCGCTTCCCCGAGCTCGCGGATCCTGACACCTGCTACGGGTTCAG ATTCTGCCACCAGCTGGACTTCTCCACCAGCGGGGCGCTCTGCGTGGCCCTGAACAAGGCGGCAGCCGGCCGCGCTTACAAGTGCTTCAAGGAGCGGCGCGTCACCAAGGCCTATCTGGCTCTG CAGGTGCGGGGACACGTGCGGGAGAACCAGATGACCATCAGCTACGCCATCGGCAGGAACAGCACCGAGGGTCGTGCTCACACCATGTGCATTGAGGGCACTCAGG GCTGTGAGAACCCGAAACCGAGCCTGACAGAGCTGGAGGTCCTGGAGCACGGGCTGTACGCCGGCGCGCCTGTTTCCAAAGTGCTGCTGCGGCCCCTCACAG GCCGGACACACCAGCTTCGTGTACACTGCAGTGCCCTCAGCCATCCCGTCGTGGGGGACCTGACCTACGGGCAGGCATTGGACCAAGAAGACCAGCCCTTTCGCATGATGCTGCATGCCTTTTATCTGCGTATCCCCACACACACGGAGTGCGTGGAGGCCTGCACACCGGACCCCTTCGTGCCGGCCCTCGACGCCTGCTGGAGCCCCCACACCCTGGTGCAGTCCCTGGACCAGCTCGTCCAGGTCCTGAGGACTGCTCCCGACCCTGGTCCCACAGAAGGGAGCCCTGCGCCCTGCAGCCCTCCCACGCCCCCCAGCAAGCCCCCCGAGACAGAGGCACAGCGGGCCTCCTGCCTGCAGTGGCTGTCGGAGTGGACTCTGGAGCCTGACAACTGA
- the RPUSD1 gene encoding RNA pseudouridylate synthase domain-containing protein 1 isoform X2, translated as MDAGRTESLSVVYQSRDFLVVNKHWDLRIDSRMWRETPTLQKQLRHRFPELADPDTCYGFRFCHQLDFSTSGALCVALNKAAAGRAYKCFKERRVTKAYLALVRGHVRENQMTISYAIGRNSTEGRAHTMCIEGTQGCENPKPSLTELEVLEHGLYAGAPVSKVLLRPLTGRTHQLRVHCSALSHPVVGDLTYGQALDQEDQPFRMMLHAFYLRIPTHTECVEACTPDPFVPALDACWSPHTLVQSLDQLVQVLRTAPDPGPTEGSPAPCSPPTPPSKPPETEAQRASCLQWLSEWTLEPDN; from the exons ATGGACGCGGGCCGCACGGAGAGCCTGTCGGTGGTGTACCAGAGCCGGGACTTCCTGGTGGTGAACAAGCACTGGGACCTGCGCATCGACAGCCGGATGTGGCGCGAGACGCCCACCCTCCAGAAGCAGCTGCGCCACCGCTTCCCCGAGCTCGCGGATCCTGACACCTGCTACGGGTTCAG ATTCTGCCACCAGCTGGACTTCTCCACCAGCGGGGCGCTCTGCGTGGCCCTGAACAAGGCGGCAGCCGGCCGCGCTTACAAGTGCTTCAAGGAGCGGCGCGTCACCAAGGCCTATCTGGCTCTG GTGCGGGGACACGTGCGGGAGAACCAGATGACCATCAGCTACGCCATCGGCAGGAACAGCACCGAGGGTCGTGCTCACACCATGTGCATTGAGGGCACTCAGG GCTGTGAGAACCCGAAACCGAGCCTGACAGAGCTGGAGGTCCTGGAGCACGGGCTGTACGCCGGCGCGCCTGTTTCCAAAGTGCTGCTGCGGCCCCTCACAG GCCGGACACACCAGCTTCGTGTACACTGCAGTGCCCTCAGCCATCCCGTCGTGGGGGACCTGACCTACGGGCAGGCATTGGACCAAGAAGACCAGCCCTTTCGCATGATGCTGCATGCCTTTTATCTGCGTATCCCCACACACACGGAGTGCGTGGAGGCCTGCACACCGGACCCCTTCGTGCCGGCCCTCGACGCCTGCTGGAGCCCCCACACCCTGGTGCAGTCCCTGGACCAGCTCGTCCAGGTCCTGAGGACTGCTCCCGACCCTGGTCCCACAGAAGGGAGCCCTGCGCCCTGCAGCCCTCCCACGCCCCCCAGCAAGCCCCCCGAGACAGAGGCACAGCGGGCCTCCTGCCTGCAGTGGCTGTCGGAGTGGACTCTGGAGCCTGACAACTGA
- the LOC122895303 gene encoding mesothelin-like isoform X1, translated as MAMRTAQPAWGSWGTSAGGSLLLLLLSLGWAFPSRAQAADSRLGVMTPWLQGTSRVLSWWRPELSVFLSRDRRDTDSKVCPPARKAHVIDENLVFYEEWELEACVDGALLAAQMDRVNMVPFTYQQLDVFKRKLDEFYPQGYPESLTQNLSYFFLELSPADIRKWNVTSLETVKSLLQVSKGQKRDAQVAALIARYVAGGGELDQATLDMLATFRPAYLCFLSLEQLRSVQHSVLWAVGPQDLDACRPLQMAVLYPQARTAFQNVSGPEYFSRIKPFLGGAPTEDLRALSSQKVNMDVATFQKLQTEAVLPLTIAEVQNLLGPNLVGLKAEQERSPVRDWIVRQQQDDLDSLGLGLHGGLPNGYLVMDLRLREALSGGACLVGPRTVLTAIPTLLLALIPK; from the exons ATGGCCATGCGAACCGCCCAGCCTGCCTGGGGGTCCTGGGGCACCTCCGCCGGCGgcagcctcctgctcctgcttctcAGCCTCG ggTGGGCGTTTCCTTCCAGGGCCCAGGCTGCAGACTCAAGACTG ggTGTCATGACCCCATGGCTGCAGGGTACCTCCCGGGTCTTGTCCTGGTGGCGACCTGAGCTATCTGTCTTCCTCTCGCGGGACCGGAGGGACACAGACA GCAAGGTCTGCCCGCCTGCCAGGAAGGCCCACGTGATAGATGAAAACCTTGTCTTCTATGAGGAGTGGGAGCTGGAGGCCTGTGTGGATGGGGCCCTACTGGCTGCTCAGATGGACCGCGTGAACATGGTGCCCTTCACCTACCAGCAGCTGGACGTTTTTAAGCGCAAGCTGGACGAG TTCTACCCACAGGGCTACCCTGAGTCCCTGACCCAGAACCTAAGCTACTTCTTCCTCGAGCTCAGCCCCGCGGACATCCGCAAGTGGAACGTGACATCGTTGGAAACCGTGAAATCTCTTCTTCAAGTCAGCAAAGGGCAGAAGAGGGACGCTCAG GTGGCTGCCCTGATTGCCCGCTATGTGGCGGGAGGGGGCGAGCTGGACCAGGCCACCCTGGACATGCTGGCCACCTTCAGGCCCGCATACCTGTGTTTCCTCAGTCTGGAGCAGCTGCGCTCTGTGCAGCACAGCGTCCTTTG GGCAGTCGGGCCCCAGGACCTGGATGCGTGCCGCCCTCTGCAGATGGCCGTCCTCTATCCCCAGGCCCGCACCGCCTTCCAGAACGTGAGTGGGCCTGAGTACTTCTCGAGGATCAAGCCCTTCCTGG GTGGGGCCCCCACAGAGGACCTGAGGGCTCTCAGTAGTCAGAAGGTGAACATGGACGTGGCCACATTCCAGAAGCTGCAGACGGAGGCTGTGCTG CCGCTGACCATTGCCGAGGTGCAAAACCTTCTGGGTCCAAACCTGGTGGGCCTGAAGGCGGAGCAGGAGAGGAGCCCCGTGCGGGACTGGATAGTCCGGCAGCAGCAGGATGACCTGGACAGTCTGGGCTTGGGGCTGCACGGTGGCCTCCCCAATGGCTACCTGGTCATGGACCTCAGGCTCCGAG AGGCCCTCTCAGGGGGCGCCTGCCTTGTGGGACCCAGAACAGTGCTCACTGCGATCCCCACTCTGCTCCTGGCTCTGATCCCCAAGTGA